In one Candidatus Nitronereus thalassa genomic region, the following are encoded:
- the lptE gene encoding LPS assembly lipoprotein LptE, with the protein MMKRPETFSKSLVFLLTALMFVTSGCGYRFSVEGMGPQIGGGEIADSGPLVKLVIRDFKNRTIRSNLESKYTRYVRQEFAASSGAKVLYNDGQADFVLKGEIVSVNVPTLTFSTTVQRESRVNVVVNVTVEDQKTGRIVWSQSATGSGEFFVNQSSGSVTGQDQLQFNQVLQDRALEQAGQDVAEILAADFWDARDQGTFSSDRKNSIKSSHETGSPSLAVEPNK; encoded by the coding sequence ATGATGAAGCGCCCCGAGACATTTTCAAAATCACTGGTATTCCTTCTGACGGCCCTCATGTTTGTGACTTCAGGATGTGGGTATCGTTTTTCCGTGGAGGGGATGGGGCCGCAAATCGGTGGAGGGGAAATCGCAGATAGTGGGCCACTCGTCAAATTGGTTATTCGAGATTTCAAAAACCGAACTATTCGCAGCAATCTGGAATCTAAATACACCAGATATGTGCGCCAAGAATTTGCCGCGAGCAGCGGAGCTAAGGTGCTCTATAATGACGGACAAGCCGATTTTGTGCTGAAGGGTGAAATCGTTTCGGTGAATGTGCCGACGCTGACATTTTCTACGACTGTCCAGCGAGAAAGTCGGGTCAATGTGGTGGTCAACGTCACGGTCGAAGACCAGAAAACGGGCCGGATCGTGTGGAGTCAATCAGCCACGGGGTCAGGAGAGTTTTTCGTGAACCAATCCTCCGGTTCGGTGACTGGACAAGACCAACTGCAGTTTAACCAGGTCCTTCAAGATCGAGCCTTAGAACAAGCTGGGCAAGACGTGGCGGAAATTTTAGCAGCGGATTTTTGGGATGCTCGCGATCAAGGGACCTTTTCATCCGATAGAAAGAACTCGATCAAGTCATCACATGAGACTGGCTCTCCATCCCTAGCTGTTGAACCCAATAAGTAA